tgacatatcttacactcataatgagtataattgatcaaccatcaattaaagtagagttgattattcatgtcagaaacaatgattccatgttgaagacatggggtattcattacttatgtgtttgtcatttgtcacaatgtcatttgtggccaatatgtgataattatgagattgcaaacatggtcttgggaagctgttggcctatgcaagattgtagatatagtcagcactagaaaataagacagtaaatatgttggattgagatgcttgtatttgtacattgaattgtttaggatgctagctgggacatgccatgtgtgataccattcatatgcatggtttttaaccttgtagttcaatcaagtaaatataggactcatacatatatgcctatggaaagtggagtaccaagaagagttaaaaactaaggcacaagtaatttgagaaatagttgttttatgggagtttgttctccctgctcctgctcctaacatggatctataaggtaaacatgtaaggattggacaggcaacactgaatatatgatacaatacacaattcagcctttacttaatttaaataaacattgtatgctttaggctataaggtaacctaaataTGACACTAtcttgttgattgggcagaagaataggcacagaaatggagggccttgtgaacttcatctcttcaaacaaaagcttcctcacctcaatttggagacgagcccacttagtttccaagacctcctattggtatttagcatcatgtgtcgctgattgcaaggtcctaacaccggtgtaaaactcagatgcagcatagtttgtgTTAGGATCATTTCttaagtaatgcacagagtcgtcggattcaaagaaagtacaatagtttaattcttgccagcaaggagacaaagtctgatcgcaatacaaagtttgtctgctaccATATTGTGTTAGCTAACTATTTtagcagccccactctttacagtcattggttaaaacaaaggcatgcaaatgttccatggttcttcttcattgcctccttgcatagacctggcgcgcgcgtgtgtttgagtgtgtgcgtgtgtcttttgacccctgtaagcttgaccacatgattcacccaacacagataaggccagacatcttttatggcctctccagtaagagagagtggtcagcccaggtcaccttgtttacatatgcctcatgttacccaaagctCAGATTtggggggtaggcttctctctacacacaaggaatgctgaacacagaatcattcttatacaggataaacatcttcaatttctccaacagttTGCAcattcaccttattgtctttaccttcatgtagcatcacattgaaaagtactcaaataagtagcctataataaatgtaaagttttctgtagctacagaaaagatttttttgtgtaccgtaattcgtcaaatattttggttaacgttttaattttaaagtcttcaagttgcgtcagaagaatcacatttcagtacaatggacagcgtcttgttaaatgcaacttaagagatacgtacgatggttctccttacaagcatgttcgggaaacgcacgtaagaaataacgatggatcgttattttcatcgtagagaaccctcgtaacagctacgatccatcgttatcgggaaacgcaccccagatCAGTAGTGGTGGATATGGTAGacaccggaccagtagtgggaGCTGTGGTAGTCATCTCACGAGTGCAGGATATCTGATCAAAGGTTAGACCAGGCAAAATAGCGCCCAGAAGAGACACAGTGCACATATTTGAAGATACACAGCCCTTTAAGACACCgatgttaaatgtaaatgaagaaaGAACAAACATACTGACCCTCTTCTCAGTGCATACAGGGTTCTACAGTTAGTACTTCAACACATGCTCATGATATTTTCATCATTGAGACACTCACCGTTGGCCACAACACATGTATCCTCCAGTCCGACACACAATGCCGGGGTGTTAcacacagtgtctgagaagCTACTGCAGGAATCACACTGTAGGACATTTGGCACTGAACTAGTGactgcagagaaacacagaccACAACATATCTAATGTACTCTTCTGTTTCAGTATTATTCATTATTGTTTCCTCCATCTGTATGCAGTTTTTACTAGCCAGTCAACTTGCTAAACTAACAATGTCCAAGTTACCCCTTAGTACTTGTATTTCAGATTCCTAACTGTCCATATCCACCTCCCATTCTTCCACAGTATTGATTCTTCGAAGACAAACACATACTCTTAATAGTGTGAGAACACTGTTTGATTTGAAGTAGTTCAGAAATAGTTCTGACTTTTGACACACTGTTTAAAACGTATGCATCTACTTTGTTGTTAGCTGACATTTAGCTAAAGTGACAACTTTAGAATTTAAAAGGAGTTCTTACCAGGTTGAGCCGCGATGTTGCAGCTGTCTGAGTCACAGCAAAGAACAGATTCAGACCGCCGGGAGTAACCGATGTTGAAAGAATAGGCCAGCGGAACGTTCAGAGGTCCTCTGCACCTGAAGACTGATATGCAGCCCTTCGTTATTTCGTTTCCAACTTGAGACACAAATAAGAGCATCTACTGAAATGTTCTAATTTTTGACACTAAATGAAATGGTAAATGAATTGAATGCTCTATGAAACGTATATAAGTAGATGGTTTGGATATTCAAAAACAGCGATAGAAAACCAAGGCCTTGAAAAAAGATAAATAACCTTACCTAACACAGTAGACGTCATACATACTGAGCCTGAGTCACAAGAGGTTAAAACTTCACTTGTGCATGGTGGATCACATGATGAACACTGCAATTGTTCCACTGTAAAAACAGAATAAGACAAATAGACATTTAGAACAATTTTTCAAGAAACTGATTATAAATAGCATATAGAATATATCTACTCAGGACATAATCAAAACCATACTTAGAACCTCCTCCCACCTGCATCCCACCATCATTCATGTAAATTATTGAGAACCTCCTTGGTTGTGGTTCAGGTCAGTAGAGGATGTGGTGTTACCTGTGAGGAAAAGAGTCCAGGTAATGCAGAGAGTCAGGATCAGCTTCATCTTGGATCTGCAGGTGATCAACTGAACATTAAGCTGGGAACAACTTCCTTATAAAGTACACCAGAGTCACTATAGGAATGTGAACCAAGAAACAAGAATCTGAGATGACAAATAATGCTACGATGTTGTCAATGTTCTCGATGTTCCTAAAAACACTCATCCCAAGGTAAGTTAAGACACATGTATGACTTTTAAAATCGTTTCTCTTTTTTTAACAAGATGCTTGATTAGAATATGATGTTCCTGATTGACTTATTGATTGCTTGTATAACAAGCTTCTAACTGACCAGTGAAGGTGGCCTGTTACAACGTGAAAGAGACACAATACTAACTGCTTGGAGTTATCACTAGGTTAGTTTCGTCATTAAGATAGATTTAAGTTTGAATCTCTTGGTGTCTTGGCCTGAGTCAGGAAACTGTTTCACACTGTTATTGCTGCTTGGAACAAGGTTTTGTAAAGGTTCATTCAACTTGGGTCTTACAAACTGGTAGTTTGAAAACTGTAGCTATCAGAACACCTCAAGTACACCTGCTACTGGCTCACACACTTTACCCTGCAGACCTTACCTTACCACCTTACCCTGTCTGGCTGAACGATGGCCTCCAAGTCCACCTCTCTCCATTATGCTACCTTTCATATACTGGATGTTTTTGCCAGGAATAATGGAGAGATAAGGGGAAGTTCTGACTCTCATTATTCTTCTAAATAATAAATCTTCAATATTTACATCCCCGTATACATTTGATCCATATAAAAGATGCTGTTCTCTTTTTCAGTGGTTAGTGCCAAGGAACAGTGTCTATTTTAACTAGAGAGTGCAAAAATAACAAACCCTAATACCATGTTAAATAATGATATTCATAGTACAGTGTACTAATCAAAATAAATTGCGTTGTGTGTAAATAAGAAGATCATGTTGTTATAATTGTTATATATTGCTTATTTGGCTGAACCTGCACCCAATACTTTCCCACCTCTGTTGCAATCCTGTATGGTTGAGTGACAATGAAAGGGTGTGATTTGATTTTAATATGATTAAAGGCGCCTCCCTATGGAAATAACACCCAAGAGTAACTGCTTCTTTTTAATTATCTGTTTAATTTATCAGGGAAGAACAGGCATTTTGTAAACCATTGTGCAGTCGTTTTGTTTGCGGTTATATGGTTTGACTGgagttttacatttatgcattttggcagacgcttttatccaaagggacttccaagagagagtttttaATCATACaggtaaaaagaaaacaactaCTTTGTCAACATCATCTTCACATATTTTTTTCTCCAGTTTCGAGTTACTTCCTTTCTAAATGCTTATATTCTTCTGTTGACTCGTTTATATTTACAGTTATTGGTACCCTTATCGTTTTGattaaattatgtatttattttcgttgttattgtttgtttgttgaactgtaatgttatttttcacCATCTGTGATTGACAATAGAACCGCACGGATCCGTTAACATTGAGTTATTGGAATATATACGTCATAATGGATACGTCAAAGGTTAATATTATAAAcgaaaagacaacatttggagTCACCAGAAGTTATTTGACCTCGATCACGTAACGACCAATGTCGCGTTCAGTTGAATAATTGActgcaagagaagaagaaaaaaacaacgaATTCGCCTATTTAAATAACCGAATTCTCAGGCTTACGGTATGTGGTAATTTATTTAATGTAATACTTAAAAGGTTAAGTCTTCTTTTCTATGTCAGTCCATAAGTGTTGATTTGGGTTCATAGTATGTGGTTCGAAAGCAATCTCGGACAGGCCTGTGCCGAAATCTGGAAGTGAGTGTCACCTTTTGAACGTAGCAAGCAAAGCCAGTGATCAGCTCTGAAATAAATCTTCGTTGGACAAACTGTTGCGCTATGCTGTTATTAGGCTACCCTAAATAACTGCCGTCTATTATTATAACCAATTATGCCATATCAATTTAAGTCAATTTGTGGTAGAGacagtttaaatgtttgatGGACTGATGGCGCAATTTTAATTGCCTATGTCATTCTTTAGGTAAATGACTGTTTCACCAAAATGGACAGAGAAGATGAATATGAAGAGTTTGAGGTAATATTACACAGTAGGAAGGCACAGGCGCTGGTAGTTTCCCATGATTACAATTTTCAAACATGTAGGCAGCTTATatgaatgtacagtataagCTATGGTTTATATAAATGACCCATACTGTGCATCACAATATTTCTTTAGTTGGTATTATCATTGATTTCCACATCTACATTGATGTAATTAACAGTAGGCTACCTTAATCAATATTCAGTTTCTGTGTACAGTTGTTAAGGTTTTGACAAGAACTATGACGCATCAATaactgtgatgtcacaatgtCTTAATATTCCATAATGTCATTCCATTCTGAAGTACTAAAAAGCTTATTTTTGTCCTCTTCACAACAGCACCAGAATTGTAGTAAATGTATCTGCAATAATTATCAGTAAACTGTAATAGACGTTATTTAGATATATTTTTATAGACATTTTGATTACCTATGTCATTCTTTAGGTAAATGACTGTTTCACCAAAATGGACAGAGAAGATGAATATGAAGAGTTTGAGGTAATATTACACAGTAGGAATTCATTTAAATCTGCTATTGTTGAATACCTAATATGTTAAAGATTAAGTAACCAATGCTTATTCAaaatgtaatgtgtctgtaaagaaaagaaaaaggctcGGAAATCATTATTTGAGTAAGATTTTGGAGATGATCATTTAGTGTTAAGAGTTTCAAATGTTGGATTCAGGTGGAGAACACCAAAATGTGTGAGCTAGTTTGTGAGCTGGAGAACATTCTCAGTGAAATGCAAGCATACGAACGTCGTTTGTCAGAGCTGTTTGATGGAAAGGTATGAATAACAACAGCATTCGTTTCTGTCCTTAGCCTCTCTCATGACACTGAGAAGATTTAGTTTGGTGACTAAAATATCTCAATTGGATCtccttatctctttctctctccgtgaaGATCACAGTGGAGGGTCTGGACACGTTCCTCCAAAAGATCCGGTCTGCGGCAGCTCAGGATGTGAGGAAATGCCTCTCTCCGGCCTTGAAAGGCCTTCCTATTATGGCAACAGGGAGCATGAAGAGCACTTCCACATCATCGTCTGGACAAAATGAGCCAGAGTTTTTAGCCCTGACCATGCCTGACTTCACCATGGGAGCTGAGGTCCTGGTCCCAGGCATGATGACCTGTTTCCTGAAGCACCTGCGGGAGAAACCCGGAGAGATGGTCCAGCAGTCTCTGGCTAAGCTAACCATACAATTGAGTAACCTGGGCCTTGTCTCTGTTGTGGGAAAGAAGGCTGTGGCAGCCACTTATGAAATCTGTAATCTTGTCATGAGAGTGGTTTCCATATTCCTGTCCCATTGTGGCAACTACTCCAGGCACTTCTTGTACTCAGTTACAGGTATTATTGCACGGGACAAGATGGCCGCTGTGCTTCGGTGCTTCACAGAAACAGCCAAGACCTTCAACCTACTGGGCTTCAACAGCACCTACTTCCAGTTGAAGCCTGTGGTCCAGGCGGTGGTGACCTATCTGGGAAAGATATACCAAAGCAGAATGGCTGCTGCCTTCAAGTACCAGCTACCCCTGGTTGATGATCATTCCTCGGAGCTTGAGGAGTTTCGTGGGAAGATCGAGGCACCCATCATTGTTGAGGAAGTCCCCAGTGAGCTCCTGGGGAAGGTGGTGGACTCAGAGCAGAACAGATTTCTGTCTGAGCGCTCTTACTGTCACAGGCGTATCCTGGCCAAACAGCCGGTATGCACCTAGACATCTCTAAAGTTATTTTACCGTCCTTGTCATGTTCAATGTTCATATTGCAACATGTTCTATGTTtacattgtttttttaagaaagaaGAGCTTGCTGCAGCTAGATACATCATTTATTATCATGATCCTGATGAACtcctggagaagacagagaagaagtcGGTGGAAAAGGGATCCCTGGATGCTGTGTCTGAAAGTCTTTCCCTGGCCTTACTGCCTCCTGAAGCCATACAGCTTGTGGCAACTGGACACATCACTGATGTTCGTGCTGAAAAAGCTCTGGTGAAGGCTGAAGCCAAGGAGTTGGTTATGGACGGCCTGAGAACTGCATCTTGCAAAGTTGTGGAGGACCTCATAACAGCAGCCAATGAAATGGTTGGCATGGATACTCCCCTGGATACTGAGGTGAGAAAATAATTACCTCAAAATGGCACAGTCAACCTTGCCATTTTATGTTGGGTTTGTAGTGCTTTTTGTTGAACAGATGTATTTAACTGGTTTCCTACAACCTTTTACAGATCTCTCAGACCGAGAAGGTTGTCCTCATCACTGGCAAGGCTAAGTGTCAGGTTACTACTGAAGATGTTCCTGATGAACtcctggagaagacagagaagaagtcGGTGGAAAAGGGAACCCTGGCTGCTGTCTCTGAAAGTCTTTCCCTGGCCTTATTGCCTCCTGAAGCCATACAGCTTGTGGCAACTGGACACATCGCTGATGTCCGTGCTAAAAAAGCGTTCATGAAGGCTGGAGCCAAGGAGCTGGTGATGGTTGGCCTAAAAACTGCAGCTTCCAAAGTTGTGGAGGACCTCATAGCAGCTTCAGTAGAGATGCTTCACATGACCACTCCCCTGGATACCCAGGTCTGGCATCATTCATCAAAGCTGACTTTGCTGTTCAGACAACAGTACATATAACTTATTTAAGTCTTTACACTGATTTGCTGTTTATAGATCTCTCAGACACGGAAGATGGCCCTCATCAACGGGAAGTCTGAGATTGCTGCAGAGAATGTTCTTAATGAACTCCTGGAGAAGGTTGTGAAAGAGTCTGAGAAGAGGAGATCCCTGGCCctgatctctgtctctgactgccCCCCCTTGGCCACTCAGCTTCCTCAGGTAAGAGACAATATGGGTTAAGATTTTCTAAGGTTGGGCAACTTGCTCTTTTTTACTAAACACCATCTTCACCTTTGGATGTTTTTAGACACATGTTCATTTCCGTGTCTCTGTATTCAGCTCACCGATCTTGTTCCTGAGCAGTGCAGTGGAGAGGCTGCCAAGTGTGCTGGTGAGTTATTCAAAGCTCCACAATCATTTGGCCTCCATTACCTCAGTTGAAATGCGTGAAATGAATTTGGTGATGTATGCTGTTTTTATTCATCAGatgaagacagacaggtgaagaagaagaaggagacgaagaagaagaagaagggaatcCGTGCTTTCTTCAGAGGTCTTTGGAAGAGGATGATATGTTCCTCTGGAATCCCCAAGGATGACTGAGGCCCTGTCACCTAGGAGTGACTGTGCCCCTACaagcaacatttacatttacatttagtcatttacaaaCAAGCAACACACAAAGTATATTTTGAATCCAAAATAAAACTGTTATTGGCATTTCCAAGAAGTTGTGATCAATGCAGGGATGTGTACACAGGTCAAAAAGTACTGGAGTTAAATGTGTAGCGGGCTCCAGGATTGTAAATTAATCTTACATCATTAACATACTCTATAGTATAattaaacttttattttatcgTCAACATATGAAATCTCCATAACTGGCATAAATCAACTCGGTCTGTGCACAGTGTAAATTAAAACCtcttatttgtttttacatacATGCATTGTGCTGAAATTGAACATTAATCtactttcttcttttctttattcAGTGTAATACATTGGTGTATAGCTGCCTGTCTAGATCTAGTTCTTCTGGGTTCTTAGTTACTGCAGTGGGTCATGCTAAGAAGATATCCATCTATATCCGAATAGCtacaaagaaacaaacaatttcttttcttttatagaaaatgaaaaaactccTAGGGAACATTGTAATGGCCAACATATTTATTGCAATTCATCGGAGGAGAAACTGATTATTTTCCATTCTTGGTGAAAGATCGAATCCCTCTTCAAATAGACATAGACCTTGCCAGTACTTTCTTACTGGCAGTGCGGTTGGGCTGCACAGTATTGAGCAGCCTTTTCACAAGGTCAAGCCTCCCTCCCCTGATGAGAGCCCTGGAGAGTTCTGTGACCTCGGCCGTGTGCGTCCGACAGAGATACCTCAGCTCGGCCTCCACCGCGTCCTCCGCGTACCTCTCCTCGGCTCGCCGCACCCACACCTCCAGCTGGCTGATGGCGGGGCCGGGGTCGGGGCCGCTCTGGGCAAACAGGGCCAGGAGGGC
The sequence above is a segment of the Hypomesus transpacificus isolate Combined female chromosome 26, fHypTra1, whole genome shotgun sequence genome. Coding sequences within it:
- the LOC124487483 gene encoding uncharacterized protein LOC124487483 isoform X1, whose product is MDREDEYEEFEVNDCFTKMDREDEYEEFEVENTKMCELVCELENILSEMQAYERRLSELFDGKITVEGLDTFLQKIRSAAAQDVRKCLSPALKGLPIMATGSMKSTSTSSSGQNEPEFLALTMPDFTMGAEVLVPGMMTCFLKHLREKPGEMVQQSLAKLTIQLSNLGLVSVVGKKAVAATYEICNLVMRVVSIFLSHCGNYSRHFLYSVTGIIARDKMAAVLRCFTETAKTFNLLGFNSTYFQLKPVVQAVVTYLGKIYQSRMAAAFKYQLPLVDDHSSELEEFRGKIEAPIIVEEVPSELLGKVVDSEQNRFLSERSYCHRRILAKQPKEELAAARYIIYYHDPDELLEKTEKKSVEKGSLDAVSESLSLALLPPEAIQLVATGHITDVRAEKALVKAEAKELVMDGLRTASCKVVEDLITAANEMVGMDTPLDTEISQTEKVVLITGKAKCQVTTEDVPDELLEKTEKKSVEKGTLAAVSESLSLALLPPEAIQLVATGHIADVRAKKAFMKAGAKELVMVGLKTAASKVVEDLIAASVEMLHMTTPLDTQISQTRKMALINGKSEIAAENVLNELLEKVVKESEKRRSLALISVSDCPPLATQLPQLTDLVPEQCSGEAAKCADEDRQVKKKKETKKKKKGIRAFFRGLWKRMICSSGIPKDD
- the LOC124487483 gene encoding uncharacterized protein LOC124487483 isoform X3; this translates as MDREDEYEEFEVNDCFTKMDREDEYEEFEITVEGLDTFLQKIRSAAAQDVRKCLSPALKGLPIMATGSMKSTSTSSSGQNEPEFLALTMPDFTMGAEVLVPGMMTCFLKHLREKPGEMVQQSLAKLTIQLSNLGLVSVVGKKAVAATYEICNLVMRVVSIFLSHCGNYSRHFLYSVTGIIARDKMAAVLRCFTETAKTFNLLGFNSTYFQLKPVVQAVVTYLGKIYQSRMAAAFKYQLPLVDDHSSELEEFRGKIEAPIIVEEVPSELLGKVVDSEQNRFLSERSYCHRRILAKQPKEELAAARYIIYYHDPDELLEKTEKKSVEKGSLDAVSESLSLALLPPEAIQLVATGHITDVRAEKALVKAEAKELVMDGLRTASCKVVEDLITAANEMVGMDTPLDTEISQTEKVVLITGKAKCQVTTEDVPDELLEKTEKKSVEKGTLAAVSESLSLALLPPEAIQLVATGHIADVRAKKAFMKAGAKELVMVGLKTAASKVVEDLIAASVEMLHMTTPLDTQISQTRKMALINGKSEIAAENVLNELLEKVVKESEKRRSLALISVSDCPPLATQLPQLTDLVPEQCSGEAAKCADEDRQVKKKKETKKKKKGIRAFFRGLWKRMICSSGIPKDD
- the LOC124487483 gene encoding uncharacterized protein LOC124487483 isoform X2, yielding MDREDEYEEFEVENTKMCELVCELENILSEMQAYERRLSELFDGKITVEGLDTFLQKIRSAAAQDVRKCLSPALKGLPIMATGSMKSTSTSSSGQNEPEFLALTMPDFTMGAEVLVPGMMTCFLKHLREKPGEMVQQSLAKLTIQLSNLGLVSVVGKKAVAATYEICNLVMRVVSIFLSHCGNYSRHFLYSVTGIIARDKMAAVLRCFTETAKTFNLLGFNSTYFQLKPVVQAVVTYLGKIYQSRMAAAFKYQLPLVDDHSSELEEFRGKIEAPIIVEEVPSELLGKVVDSEQNRFLSERSYCHRRILAKQPKEELAAARYIIYYHDPDELLEKTEKKSVEKGSLDAVSESLSLALLPPEAIQLVATGHITDVRAEKALVKAEAKELVMDGLRTASCKVVEDLITAANEMVGMDTPLDTEISQTEKVVLITGKAKCQVTTEDVPDELLEKTEKKSVEKGTLAAVSESLSLALLPPEAIQLVATGHIADVRAKKAFMKAGAKELVMVGLKTAASKVVEDLIAASVEMLHMTTPLDTQISQTRKMALINGKSEIAAENVLNELLEKVVKESEKRRSLALISVSDCPPLATQLPQLTDLVPEQCSGEAAKCADEDRQVKKKKETKKKKKGIRAFFRGLWKRMICSSGIPKDD